The window GCCGAGACAGCGGAGCGTGGGGCGGAGATCAGCCTCATGACAATCACGCTCGACCTGCCGTCTATCGCTCTCGGCAAGCCCGCCGCCAGCTCCGGTCGGGACCTTCGGGTCCTTCCCCTGGTCTGCAAACTCTGCCACACCACCTATCCCGGCACGGCCTCCGCCACCTGCGAGGAATGTCTCGGACCGCTGGAGCCGGTGTATCCCGCCGGCCGGGCGCTGCCCAGCGCGGCGCAGATCGGAGCGAGGTCTCCGTCGCTCTGGCGCTACCGCGAGTGGCTTCCCTTCGAGGGCACGCCGGTCCATTCACTCGACAGCGGGTTCACGCCCCTGCTGGAGAGTCCGTCCCTTGCGCGGTTGCTGCGAGTCGCGCGGGTCTGGGTCAAGAACGATGCGGTTTCCCATCCCTCGCTCTCGTTCAAGGACCGGGTGGTGGCCACCGCCCTCAACGCGGCGCACGCGCTGGGTCTGGACACCGTTGGCTGCGCTTCCACCGGCAACCTGGCCAATGCCGTCGCCGCGCAGGCCGCGCGGGCCGGGCTCCCCGCCTGGATCTTCATTCCACACGACCTGGAGCCGGCCAAGGTAGTGGGCACCCTGGTCTACCATCCCCACCTGGTGCGGGTCCGGGGCAACTACGATGACGTGAACCGGCTGTGCTCCCAGGTGGCCGACCGTTTCGGCTGGGGCCTAGTGAACATCAACCTCCGCGGATACTACGGCGAAGGCTCCAAGACCATGGCGTTCGAGATCGCCGAGCAGCTCGGCTGGCGGCTGCCGAGCGCGGTAGTGGCGCCGATGGCCGGCGGATCGCTGCTGACCAAACTGGAGAAGGGGTTCCGCGAGTTCGCCGAGGCGGGGCTGGTGTCCGGCCAGGCCCCGCGGCTCTACGGCACTCAGGCCCAGGGCTGCGCGCCGATCGTCAACCTGGTCAAGCGGGGCGGGGAAGCGGTCGAGCCGGTGATTCCCCGCACCATCGCGCGCTCGCTCGCCATCGGCAACCCCGCGGACGGGCGCTTCGCGGCCCGGGCGATCCGAGACACCGGTGGATGGGTGGCCGGTGTCTCCGACGAAGACCTGCTCACCGGCATCCGGCTGCTGGCCGAGTCGACCGGCGTGTTCACCGAGACGGCCGGCGGGGTGACCGTGGCCGGCGCGCTCGCGCTGGCCGAGGCAGGGCGCTTCCGCTCGGACGACGAGGTCGTGCTCTGCATCACTGGCAACGGACTCAAGACCGCCGATGCGCTGGAGGGCACCCTGCCCGCGGCGCCGATCATCAATCCCAAGATTCGCGAGCTGGAGGCTCTCCATGGCCGTGACCTTTAGTCTCCCCACCGTCCTGGCCCGGCTGACCGACGGGCAGGCGACGATCCAGGCGAGTGGCACGACGCTGGGCGATGTGGTGTCGGAGATCGCGGGACGGTTTCCCCGGCTGGCGCCGCGGCTCCGGGACGAGGCCGGCGGGCCCTACCCGTTCGTCACCTTCTATTTGAACGACGAGGATATCCGGTTTCGCGACGGTTTCGCCACCCCGGTGCGCGAAGGGGACGAGATCACTGTGGTGGCGGCGATCGCGGGCGGCTAGTACTGCTCGATGAGCGCCTTGGCGATCATCTCCAGCCCGCGCTGCAGCAGCGATCGCCGGCGCCACTGGTCGAGCCGGATCTCGCGGGAGCGGCCGTAGTCCGCCTCGACGCCGTCGGAGACGGCCCGGGCGAACTCCCGGTCGCCGATGCCGAGCACGTTCTCCTCGTTCAGCTCCATGCTGCGCTCGTCCAGGTTGGCGGAACCGACGATCGACCAGCCGTCGTCGACCACGACGGTCTTGGCGTGCATCATGGACGGCTGAAATTCGAAGATCCGCACGCCGGCCTCGAGCAGCTCCTGGTAATAGCTGCGACCGGCGAGCTGCACCGGCACCGCGTCGGTGTGGTTGCCCGGCACCAGCACCCGCACATCCACCCCACTCCGTGCCCGCTCGATCACCGCCTGTCGGAGCCGCCGATCCGGAATGAAGTACGAGTTGGCGATCCACAGCCGGCGGCGAGCATTGATGAAGCTGAGCCAGAAGAGCAACCGGATGGGCTGGTGGGCGTCGGAGGGTGAGCTCACCACCGACAGCCCACACGCCCCTTCGGCCGACTCGAACCGGGGATAGAAGCGCGGCCCGGCGATGACCTCGCCGGTGCAGTAGACCCAGTTGGTGGCGAACGCCGACTGGATTCCGCTGACCATCGGGCCGGTGACCCGCGTCATGCTGTCGCGCCACTCGTGGGTGTTGCGGACGTTGCCGATCCACTTCTTCGACACCGCCGCGCCGCCAATGAACGCCACTCGCCCGTCGATCACGATGGCCCGCCGGTGGGTGCGCCGGTAGACCCGCACCAGGTTGCGGAGCGCGACCGGGCGGAACCGCTCGATCCTGACCCCGGCCGATTGCAGGTCCTCGCGCTCGCGCTTCTTCAACTGGTGAGAGCCGAAGGCGTCCACCAGCAGCCGCACCTCCACGCCCGCCCGCGCCCGCTCCTTGAACGCGTCCAGGAACTCTCGGCCGACCTCATCCGGCACGAAGATGTAGACCTCGAAATTGACACTCTCCCTGGCGCCGCGGATGGCCTCGAGCATGGCGGGGTAGAAGGCATCGCCGTTTTCCATCAACGTCGGCTCTCCGCCGCGCAGCACGGGCACATTGAGGAACCCGGCGGCCGCCTGAATGAAGTCATCGGTGCCGGTGTCGAGCCCGAACCCCTTTTGATAATCCGGCTCGGGCCAGTCCGGCAGGAAGAGCGCGCCGATCACCGAGACCAGCGATACGGCGCCGATGGCGAGCAGGAGCCAGGCGAACCAGGGGAGATCGAGCCCGAGCCACCCGCTCATGGCGGACTCCGGTCCGAGGCACGCAGCGCGATCCGGGCAAGCAGCGGATGGTGGTCGGACCCGAACACGGTGGCCCCGCGGTCGCGCGGATGCTCGTCGAGCCGCTCGACGTCCGCGCGGGCCACGGCCCCGGCGCGATCCCGGATCAGCACGTAGTCGAGGACCAGCCGAGGCAACGCATGAAAGGTGTGCCGCCAGGCCGGCAGCGCGGGGGGAACCCCGAAAGCGAATCCGGCCTCCTTGAGCAGCCGCCAGCTCCGCTCCGCGCGTCCCCGCCCCAAGTTCAGATCGGCACCGAGCACCACGAGATCGTCCTCCACATGCTCGAGGAGATGCTGAGCCTGCCGGCCTCGGCCGGCGGCGCCCAGCCACTTGTGCCCCGGTGGTCCACGCGGGTCGAGGTGCGCGCTGACCAGGCGGATGTGCCGGCCGGCCAGGGAAATCGACGCCGTCAAGGCCACTCGCCGCTGGAGGACCAGCGGCAGCTCCACGGCGGTGGTCGATGCCAGCGGCAGATTGGAGAGGATCGCATTGCCTCGGTCGCTCCGCTCGCCGCCGTTCCGCATCGACGGCACGTAGCGCAAGTTGAGGCCGAGCCGCCGCGCGGCGTCGGCAACGTCTTCCTGCGGGCGAGCGCGGGTGAGGTGGTCGCGCCCGGCGCGGCCACTGGAACGGGCGGGCACGGAGTGATCGGCGCGGTACGCCTCCTGGAGCAGAACGACGAGGGCCGCCTCGGGTCCCGGGCGGATGCGGCTGACCAGGTCGCTCAGCCGACCGCGCCCGATCCAGACGTTCCAGCTGAGCACCACGAGGGTAGACGTGGCTGAGTGCGTCTCGCTCGGTGGCGCGAGGTCGAGCGCCAGCGGCTCCCCGACGTTGGCGCGCCAGGGAGCGAGCCGGTCGGCCCCGGTCCGCCTAGCCGTTCATCACCCGGAGCTCGACACCCCGGAGCTCGTCCGTCACGCCAGATCCCCCCGCTGATCTCAGCGGCGAAGCTACACCGGGAGGCGAGAGCCGGGATGTGACTGTGCTCACCACCTCCCTCCTGCCGCCTGGGCGACCCGGGTGTATTTTCCACCTTCCGTCCGGCTGACAGCCATGCAGCAACAGGGAGCGTCCTACCGATGAAGGCAAGCGATATCCGCCGCGGTCACGTCCTCATTCTCGAAGGGCAGCCCTGCCGGGTGATGGACTTTCAGCACCGGACGCCGGGCAACCTGCGCGCATTCGTCCAGCTGCGGCTCCGGAACCTGACTTCGGGGAACACCTTCGATACCCGGCTCAGCGCCACCGAGTTCGTGGAGGATGCCCGGCTCGACACCAAGGATCTCCAGGTGATGTACCGCGATGCCAACGGGGTCCACGTCATGGATGCCGAGAGCTATGAGCAGTACACCCTGGACGACGAGGTCATCGGAGACCAGGGGCAGTGGCTCGACTCGGGCATGACTTTTCAGGCCGACTGGCTGAATGGCCGTCCCATCTCGATCCAGCTTCCATCGGTGGCCGAGCTGGAGGTGGTGGAAACGGCACCCACCATGAAGACCGCCACCAAGACAGCCAGCACCAAGCCAGCCAAGCTGAGCAACGGGATGACGATTCAGGTGCCCGAGTTCATCGGGGAGGGCGAGCGGGTCCGGGTGAATCCGCGGGAGGGCGTCTACCTGGAGCGGGCCAAGTAACCACGCCGGCGGAGCGACCGCCGCATCCGACGGTGATCCGGGCGGCGGCGATGGTCGAAGGAGGAATCCTGCTGCTGGCGCTTGGGGTGGGTCGCCTGACAGGGCACCCTCCCCTGGCGCAGCTCCGGGTCGACTGGAGCGGCATCGGCTGGGGTATCGCCGCGACCGCTCCCCTTTGCGCCGCACTGGCGTGGTGTCTTCACACCCGGCTCTCGCCCGTCGCTCGCCTGGTCCGGTTGGTGGACGAGCGGGTCCGGCCGCTATTCGCCGGCTGCTCGCTCCTCGAGCTGGCGATGATAGCTGCGCTGGCCGGAGCGGGGGAGGAGGCGCTCTTTCGCGGGGTGCTGCAGCCGACCCTGGCCGACCACCTGCCGGACTGGACCGCGCTGACCGCCACGGGCATCCTCTTCGGTCTGGTCCACTTCCTCACCCGCGAGTACGCCCTCGCCGCCGCCCTCGTCGGACTCTATCTCGGTGTGATCTTTCTGCTCTCCGGCAACCTGCTGGTGCCCATGCTGGCCCATGGACTCTACGATCTGATCGCACTGGCGCTCCTGGCCCGTGTGAAACCGGCCCCGGTCGAGTCCGTCCTTTAGCTGGGGGCCGGCCGCGGCCCCCCCTCGCTGCACCATCCCGCCGAAAAGATCAGCACTGGAGGACGGGCATGACGCTGATGGAAATGTACGCCCCAGGCACGTTCTGCTGGGCCGACCTGGGCACGCCCGACGCCCAGGCCGCGACCCGGTTCTACACGCAGCTCTTCGGCTGGGATTCCGTGGACCGGCCGCTCGGCCCGGACGTTTTCTACACCATGTTCTCGATCGGAGGACGGCCGGTGGCCGCCCTCTACCGGCAGGACGCCCAGTCGGAGCCGGCAGCTCCGCCGCACTGGCTTTCCTACATCTCCGTCGAGGGCGCCGCAACCACCGTGCAACGGGCCCGCGAGCTGGGAGGCCACGTGCTGGACGAGGCCTTCGACGTGCTGGACGTGGGGCGGATGGCCGTGATCAGGGACCCCATCGGCGCGGTCGTCGCATTATGGGAACCAAAGCGGCACATCGGGGCAGGCGTGGTCGGGGAGCCGGGCACGCCGTGCTGGAACGAGCTGGTCACGACCGATCCGGAGAGCGCAGTGGCGTTCTACACCGGGCTGCTGGAATGGGAGTGCGTTTCCCACCCCATGGGAAGCATCCGCTACACCCGGTGCCGCCGGGGTGGGTCGTTTGCGGGCGGGATGCGGAGGGCCGGCGCCGTGGATGGCCCGAGCTTGCCCCACTGGCTGCTGTACTTCGCGGTGGAGAATTGCGAGGCGGCGGCGGCGAAGGCTGCCTCGATCGGCGGTCGGATCGTGGTGTCTCCGGCCGAGGTACCGGAGCTCGGCCGGTGCGCCGTGTTGGAGGACCCTCAGGAGGCCGTCTTCGCGATCATCGAGTTGCTCCCGGCCCGCGCGGTGCATCAGGGGTAGATTGGGCGAATGGATGCCATCGATGCCATTCAGCGGCGGACCTCGGTTCGCCGCTTCCGACCCGAGCCGGTGCCCCGTGAAGCCATCGAGCGCCTGCTCGAGTGCGCTGTACGGGCCCCCAATCACAAGCTGACCCAGCCCTGGCGGTTCGCCGTGCTCACCGGGGCCGCCCGGGCGCGCTTTGCAGAGATCCGGGCCCGGCATCGGAGCAAGCGATACACCGATCCCGAATCGCCCGAGGCGAAAGCCGGAGCCGACAAGGTCCGGCGGGAGGCACTGGAGACGCCGGCGTTCGTGGCGGTGATGTGCGCGGTGAGCGACGACGAGCTCACCCGCGAGGAAGACTACGCCTCCGCCATGATGGCCACCGAGAACATGATGATCGCGGCGGAATCGCTTGGCCTCGGCACCTACCTCCGGACCGGCGGGGTCATGCGGCTTCCCGAGCTCACGGAGCTGGTGGGCCTGCCCCAAGGGTTCCGGGTGGTGGGTATCGTGTCGCTTGGATACCCCGCCGAAGCCCCGGTACCGGGCCGCCGCCGGCCCGCGGCCGAGCTCACCCGCTGGGTGGAGGCCTAGCGATCCCGCCCGGTATTACCGTCCGAGGTTTTTGGAGGTAAGTTCGTGCCTCCCGGAACCCTTGGAAACGGAGCCCTCCGTGTACTCCCGACGTTACCTCCCAGTGATGGTTGCCGCCGCGCTGGCGGCCGTTTGCTCGCCGCTCGAGGCGCAGCAACCCGCTCCGGCGCCGGTGGCCCCTCAGGCGGCCGACAGCGCCGTCCAGGGGTATGCCCCTGCGGCCGCTGCTCCAGCGCCGGCCGCCGCGGTCGTGGCTCCCGCGGCTGCCAACCCCACACCCGCTCCTGCCGCCCCTGCGGCTGCCGCCCCGGCCGCTGTCGCCCCGGCCGCTGCCGCAGCCGCGCCCGCCCCCGCCGCGCCGACGGTTGCTTCCGCGCTCGGGTTCATCGACGTTCTGCCCGCCCGGACTCCCGAGCGCATCCAGGCCCTGCTGGATGACGCCAGAGGGGCCGAGCGCGACGCCGACGCGGATCTGCTCCAGGCCACCGGCCACAAGGCGAGCACCCAGGGCGACATCGCGGTGAAGAAGCAGGAGATCTCCACCATCGACTCGCGGATCAAGGCGGCCGACAAGGGCAAGCAGGACGCGGAGAAGGTCTCGTTGCAGGCCGAGAAGAAGGTGCTGGAAGGGCATCGCGACTTCCTCAACCGCCGCGCGGCGCTCCACAACTCCGAGATGGATGCGGCCAAGGCCGCGAAGAAGCTGGCGCAGGTGTCACAGAGTGGTCTCGAGCTGGAGCTGCAGCTGGCCAATCATCGCGCCGAGCGGGCGAAGGTCGCGGGCAGCGACCCCGCAGCCACCCTGCGTCAGGATGGAGTGATCCGAGAGCTGGAGCGGAGGACCCTGGAGGCCCAGCAATCGCGCGCCCAGGCCGCCAAGGATCTGGCCGCCAGGGACGAGGACATCGCCAAGCGTCGCATCGACCTCTATCAGGCGCAGACCGCCGCGGCAGGCGCGCGCTGAGACCGGAGCGTTCCTGAGTGTACATCGACGCCCACCGGGCCGCGGCCCGGTGGGCGTCGGTGTGTCCGGCTCAGCGCTCGATGCCGAGCAGGCCGAGGAGCCGCTGTCCATCGCGGGCGGCATGGCCCTCCCGGTCGTTGTTGAAGTAGACGTACACCTCCTTGCCGGCGCGGTCGAGCGCGAGAATCCGGGCGGCCCAGCCCCGCAGCTCGCCAGGGCTGAACCCGCCTTCCGCTCCCCGGCCGGCGTGCATTCGGAGGTAGACGAACGGCGCGGTGGTCACCAGATCGGGCTGGATTCTGCCGCCTACCGGAACGCAGAGCGCGACGCCGCCCCGGCCCAGCCGGTCATACGTCGCAGCGGTCTGCCAGCTCGGATGGCGAAACTCGATTACCCAGCGCGGGCCGGCCGGCAGCAGCGACAGGAACCGGTCCAATCTGGGGAGGTCCGCCTGGAAGGTCGGCGGTAGCTGGAAGAGTACCGGCCCGAGCTTCGGTCCCAGCGCACCCGCGTGGTCCAGGAGCAGGGCGACAGGGGCCATGGAGTCTCGCAGGCGCAGCAGGTGGGTAATGAGCCGGCTCGCCTTGACGGCAAACTGAAAGTCCGGCGGGGTCGCCTCCCGCCAGCGGAGGAACGCGTCGGGCGGCGGGAGCCGGTAGAACGAGTTGTTGAGCTCGACGGTACGGAAGCGGGTCGCGAAATAGGCCAGCTCGTCCTTCTGGGGGAGCCCCTGGGGGTAAAACACGCCCTTGCGCCAGTGGGGATAGACGTATCCCGAGGTCCCGATCCAGAGCTGGCATGGGCTTGAATTAGTCGCGGATAGAGGCATCATCCGTGGGTCGCCGGAGATGAACCCCCTGAGGGAGGAATTCGGATGCGGATCCCGCTAGGCCATTCGGAGCGGCTCCTGCTCTTCGGCCGCAACTTTCTCAAGCACCCCCGGATGCTGGGGTCGGTGATTCCGAGCTCACGGTTTCTGGTCAAACGGCTGCTCGCGCCGGTCGACTGGACCCGGGCCAGGGTGATCGTGGA of the Gemmatimonadales bacterium genome contains:
- the thrC gene encoding threonine synthase, producing MTITLDLPSIALGKPAASSGRDLRVLPLVCKLCHTTYPGTASATCEECLGPLEPVYPAGRALPSAAQIGARSPSLWRYREWLPFEGTPVHSLDSGFTPLLESPSLARLLRVARVWVKNDAVSHPSLSFKDRVVATALNAAHALGLDTVGCASTGNLANAVAAQAARAGLPAWIFIPHDLEPAKVVGTLVYHPHLVRVRGNYDDVNRLCSQVADRFGWGLVNINLRGYYGEGSKTMAFEIAEQLGWRLPSAVVAPMAGGSLLTKLEKGFREFAEAGLVSGQAPRLYGTQAQGCAPIVNLVKRGGEAVEPVIPRTIARSLAIGNPADGRFAARAIRDTGGWVAGVSDEDLLTGIRLLAESTGVFTETAGGVTVAGALALAEAGRFRSDDEVVLCITGNGLKTADALEGTLPAAPIINPKIRELEALHGRDL
- a CDS encoding MoaD/ThiS family protein, with translation MAVTFSLPTVLARLTDGQATIQASGTTLGDVVSEIAGRFPRLAPRLRDEAGGPYPFVTFYLNDEDIRFRDGFATPVREGDEITVVAAIAGG
- a CDS encoding phospholipase D-like domain-containing protein; translated protein: MSGWLGLDLPWFAWLLLAIGAVSLVSVIGALFLPDWPEPDYQKGFGLDTGTDDFIQAAAGFLNVPVLRGGEPTLMENGDAFYPAMLEAIRGARESVNFEVYIFVPDEVGREFLDAFKERARAGVEVRLLVDAFGSHQLKKREREDLQSAGVRIERFRPVALRNLVRVYRRTHRRAIVIDGRVAFIGGAAVSKKWIGNVRNTHEWRDSMTRVTGPMVSGIQSAFATNWVYCTGEVIAGPRFYPRFESAEGACGLSVVSSPSDAHQPIRLLFWLSFINARRRLWIANSYFIPDRRLRQAVIERARSGVDVRVLVPGNHTDAVPVQLAGRSYYQELLEAGVRIFEFQPSMMHAKTVVVDDGWSIVGSANLDERSMELNEENVLGIGDREFARAVSDGVEADYGRSREIRLDQWRRRSLLQRGLEMIAKALIEQY
- a CDS encoding endonuclease/exonuclease/phosphatase family protein, with product MVLSWNVWIGRGRLSDLVSRIRPGPEAALVVLLQEAYRADHSVPARSSGRAGRDHLTRARPQEDVADAARRLGLNLRYVPSMRNGGERSDRGNAILSNLPLASTTAVELPLVLQRRVALTASISLAGRHIRLVSAHLDPRGPPGHKWLGAAGRGRQAQHLLEHVEDDLVVLGADLNLGRGRAERSWRLLKEAGFAFGVPPALPAWRHTFHALPRLVLDYVLIRDRAGAVARADVERLDEHPRDRGATVFGSDHHPLLARIALRASDRSPP
- the efp gene encoding elongation factor P produces the protein MKASDIRRGHVLILEGQPCRVMDFQHRTPGNLRAFVQLRLRNLTSGNTFDTRLSATEFVEDARLDTKDLQVMYRDANGVHVMDAESYEQYTLDDEVIGDQGQWLDSGMTFQADWLNGRPISIQLPSVAELEVVETAPTMKTATKTASTKPAKLSNGMTIQVPEFIGEGERVRVNPREGVYLERAK
- a CDS encoding CPBP family intramembrane glutamic endopeptidase → MIRAAAMVEGGILLLALGVGRLTGHPPLAQLRVDWSGIGWGIAATAPLCAALAWCLHTRLSPVARLVRLVDERVRPLFAGCSLLELAMIAALAGAGEEALFRGVLQPTLADHLPDWTALTATGILFGLVHFLTREYALAAALVGLYLGVIFLLSGNLLVPMLAHGLYDLIALALLARVKPAPVESVL
- a CDS encoding VOC family protein; the protein is MTLMEMYAPGTFCWADLGTPDAQAATRFYTQLFGWDSVDRPLGPDVFYTMFSIGGRPVAALYRQDAQSEPAAPPHWLSYISVEGAATTVQRARELGGHVLDEAFDVLDVGRMAVIRDPIGAVVALWEPKRHIGAGVVGEPGTPCWNELVTTDPESAVAFYTGLLEWECVSHPMGSIRYTRCRRGGSFAGGMRRAGAVDGPSLPHWLLYFAVENCEAAAAKAASIGGRIVVSPAEVPELGRCAVLEDPQEAVFAIIELLPARAVHQG
- a CDS encoding nitroreductase, which gives rise to MDAIDAIQRRTSVRRFRPEPVPREAIERLLECAVRAPNHKLTQPWRFAVLTGAARARFAEIRARHRSKRYTDPESPEAKAGADKVRREALETPAFVAVMCAVSDDELTREEDYASAMMATENMMIAAESLGLGTYLRTGGVMRLPELTELVGLPQGFRVVGIVSLGYPAEAPVPGRRRPAAELTRWVEA
- a CDS encoding DUF72 domain-containing protein, which translates into the protein MFYPQGLPQKDELAYFATRFRTVELNNSFYRLPPPDAFLRWREATPPDFQFAVKASRLITHLLRLRDSMAPVALLLDHAGALGPKLGPVLFQLPPTFQADLPRLDRFLSLLPAGPRWVIEFRHPSWQTAATYDRLGRGGVALCVPVGGRIQPDLVTTAPFVYLRMHAGRGAEGGFSPGELRGWAARILALDRAGKEVYVYFNNDREGHAARDGQRLLGLLGIER